One genomic region from Panthera tigris isolate Pti1 chromosome D1, P.tigris_Pti1_mat1.1, whole genome shotgun sequence encodes:
- the LOC102954160 gene encoding isocitrate dehydrogenase [NAD] subunit gamma, mitochondrial, translated as MIMALKMLTATSCFVKAMLRPSTLCHSWEILFGRETSLRSFSFKHGIPPSAKYGGRHTVTMIPGDGIGPELMLHVKTVFRHACVPVDFEEVIVNSTSGEEDIHNAIMAVRRNCVALKGNIETDHNLPPSHKSRNNMFRTTLDLYANVIHFKSLPGVETRHKDVDILVVRENTEGEYSNLEHESVKGVIESLKIITKAKSLRIAEYAFQLAQEMGRKRVTVVHKANIMKLGDGLFLQCCREVASCYPQLTFEGMIVDNTTMQLVSRPQQFDVMVMPNLYGNIVNNICTGLVGGAGLVPGANYGHTYAVFETASRQSGKNLANKNMANPTAMLLASCILLDYLKLHSYATSIRNAVLASMENKDVHTPDIGGQGTTSAFIQNITNHISTVN; from the coding sequence ATGATCATGGCACTGAAGATGCTGACAGCCACCAGTTGCTTTGTGAAGGCCATGTTGCGACCTTCTACTCTCTGCCATTCTTGGGAGATTTTATTTGGCCGTGAGACCTCACTGAGGAGCTTCTCTTTTAAACACGGTATTCCTCCATCAGCCAAGTATGGTGGGCGACACACTGTGACTATGATTCCTGGGGACGGCATCGGGCCTGAACTTATGCTGCATGTTAAGACTGTGTTCAGACATGCATGTGTGCCTGTGGACTTCGAGGAGGTGATAGTTAACTCCACTTCTGGTGAAGAGGACATTCACAATGCCATCATGGCAGTCCGTCGAAACTGCGTGGCCTTGAAGGGCAACATCGAAACTGACCACAACCTGCCACCGTCTCACAAATCCCGCAACAATATGTTTCGCACCACGCTGGATCTCTATGCCAACGTTATCCATTTTAAGAGTCTGCCAGGAGTGGAGACAAGGCACAAGGATGTTGACATCTTAGTTGTTCGGGAAAACACAGAGGGTGAATACAGCAACCTGGAGCATGAGAGTGTGAAAGGAGTGATCGAGAGCCTGAAGATCATTACCAAGGCCAAGTCTTTGCGCATTGCTGAATATGCCTTCCAATTGGCCCAGGAGATGGGGCGCAAGAGAGTGACAGTTGTGCATAAGGCCAACATCATGAAACTGGGAGATGGTCTCTTCCTACAGTGTTGCAGAGAGGTGGCCTCCTGCTATCCTCAGCTCACTTTCGAAGGCATGATTGTGGATAACACCACCATGCAGCTGGTATCTCGGCCCCAGCAATTCGATGTAATGGTGATGCCCAATCTTTATGGCAACATAGTCAACAACATCTGTACAGGGTTGGTTGGGGGAGCAGGCCTCGTGCCTGGTGCAAACTATGGCCATACGTACGCAGTGTTTGAAACAGCCTCAAGGCAATCAGGCAAGAATTTAGCCAATAAGAATATGGCCAACCCTACTGCCATGCTTCTGGCAAGCTGCATTTTGCTGGATTACCTCAAGCTCCACTCCTATGCCACCTCCATTCGCAATGCAGTCTTGGCATCCATGGAGAACAAAGATGTCCATACACCAGACATCGGAGGTCAGGGTACCACATCAGCTTTCATTCAGAATATCACAAATCACATCAGTACTGTCAATTAA